Proteins from a single region of Candidatus Polarisedimenticolia bacterium:
- a CDS encoding polymer-forming cytoskeletal protein: MLFRKLSFPGSGAPGRSQSLRGDATASTIIGQHTRFRGEVRGRGALEIRGQMEGSLSVDDRVSIARDGRISAEVSALEMVVEGFLEGEIRVQDRLVLLSTGSVHGHVESGRMEVEEGAILKGTVLRRNESPDPEPGQSTP, from the coding sequence GATCGGGCGCGCCGGGGCGATCCCAAAGCTTGCGCGGCGACGCGACTGCCTCCACCATCATCGGTCAGCACACCCGCTTCCGGGGTGAGGTCCGCGGGCGAGGAGCGCTGGAGATCCGCGGGCAGATGGAGGGCTCGCTGAGCGTCGACGACCGCGTCTCGATCGCCCGCGACGGAAGGATCAGCGCCGAGGTCTCGGCCCTGGAAATGGTCGTCGAAGGATTTCTCGAAGGGGAGATCCGGGTCCAGGACCGGCTGGTGCTCCTGAGCACCGGCAGCGTCCACGGGCACGTCGAGAGCGGCCGCATGGAAGTGGAGGAAGGCGCCATCCTGAAAGGCACCGTGCTGCGCCGAAACGAATCGCCCGACCCGGAGCCCGGGCAGTCAACCCCCTGA
- a CDS encoding response regulator, translated as MSETAEGRKVLVVDDDAEIVDMTRMILESGGYRVHSACSGQEAIRSAGEHLPDLILLDINMPGMDGWETLRILKVDEMTRAIPVAMFSIKLELRDKVQGLKQGALDYITKPFSYDGILERVRRIFEKLDDLGGH; from the coding sequence ATGAGCGAGACCGCCGAGGGACGCAAGGTCCTGGTGGTCGACGACGACGCCGAGATCGTCGACATGACCCGCATGATCCTGGAGAGCGGCGGGTACCGGGTGCACTCCGCCTGCTCCGGCCAGGAGGCAATCCGCTCGGCCGGCGAGCACCTTCCCGATCTGATCCTGCTCGACATCAACATGCCAGGCATGGACGGGTGGGAGACTTTGCGGATCCTCAAGGTGGATGAGATGACCCGCGCCATTCCGGTGGCCATGTTCTCGATCAAGCTGGAGCTGCGCGACAAGGTGCAGGGCCTCAAGCAGGGGGCCCTCGACTACATCACCAAGCCCTTTTCCTACGACGGCATTCTGGAGCGGGTGCGGCGCATCTTCGAGAAGCTCGACGATTTGGGAGGGCATTGA
- a CDS encoding sigma-54 dependent transcriptional regulator: MKESILIIDDDAGVRQVLADSLTSMGYEARSLDSGDRVLGAVRDASCDLLILDMVLPRTDGMEVLQEVHRHHPDLPVIMITGYASVETAIKAMKMGAFDYVVKPFRMEEVELVVGKALERSRLKRENLMLRRQIESQHGMGSLAGNSPAMKKVLSLLEQVAPTRSTILISGAVGTGKEIVARVLHGNSDRKEEPFVTVACGGIPEGLLEDDLFGHVKGASPDAAADRQGRIEMAAGGTLFLDDVDALSPALQSKILRVLVDREVYPLGSKEKVQIDVRVIAATRHDLKALVAQGQFREDLYYRLNVIAIHLPELHDRPEDIPMLITHFAHKYSREMGSPVPGFSSESLRALAEFPWPGNVRQLENVIERAVALSRGREEITLEDLPREVQEAVATPMPLIRVGGEGVSLDAIMADYEEKMLLQALDNAGWVKTRAAELLRIKRTTLIEKMKRLGIPLKRNGHGRGPREIEEAAAESAEAPLSGKLRTA, encoded by the coding sequence GTGAAGGAATCAATTCTGATCATCGACGATGACGCGGGCGTGCGACAGGTCCTCGCGGATTCGCTCACCTCGATGGGATACGAGGCGCGCTCCCTGGATTCCGGCGACCGCGTCCTGGGAGCCGTCCGGGATGCGTCCTGCGATCTGCTGATTCTCGACATGGTCCTGCCGCGCACCGACGGCATGGAGGTGCTCCAGGAGGTCCACCGCCACCATCCCGACCTGCCGGTCATCATGATCACCGGTTATGCCTCGGTCGAGACCGCCATCAAGGCGATGAAGATGGGGGCCTTCGATTACGTGGTGAAGCCTTTCCGCATGGAAGAGGTGGAGCTGGTGGTGGGCAAGGCGCTCGAGCGCAGCCGGCTGAAGCGCGAGAACCTGATGCTGAGGCGGCAGATCGAGAGCCAGCACGGCATGGGCTCGCTGGCCGGCAACAGCCCGGCGATGAAGAAGGTCCTGTCGCTGCTGGAGCAGGTCGCCCCGACCCGCAGCACCATCCTCATCTCCGGCGCGGTGGGGACGGGCAAGGAAATCGTGGCGCGCGTCCTGCACGGCAACAGCGATCGCAAGGAGGAGCCTTTCGTCACGGTGGCCTGCGGCGGTATCCCCGAAGGGCTCCTGGAAGACGATCTCTTCGGCCACGTCAAGGGCGCCAGTCCCGACGCCGCCGCCGACCGTCAGGGGCGGATCGAGATGGCCGCCGGAGGCACTCTGTTCCTCGACGACGTCGACGCTCTCAGCCCGGCGCTGCAGTCCAAGATCCTCCGGGTGCTGGTGGACCGTGAGGTCTACCCGCTCGGATCGAAGGAGAAGGTGCAGATCGATGTGCGCGTCATCGCCGCCACGCGACACGACCTCAAGGCGCTGGTGGCGCAGGGCCAGTTCCGCGAGGACCTCTACTACCGGCTGAACGTGATCGCCATCCATCTTCCCGAGCTGCACGATCGCCCCGAGGACATCCCGATGCTGATTACCCATTTCGCCCACAAGTACAGCCGCGAGATGGGCTCGCCCGTGCCGGGCTTCTCCTCCGAATCGCTGCGCGCCCTGGCGGAGTTCCCGTGGCCGGGAAACGTCCGGCAGCTGGAGAACGTGATCGAGAGGGCGGTGGCGCTGTCGCGAGGGCGGGAGGAGATCACGCTGGAGGACCTGCCGCGCGAGGTGCAGGAGGCGGTGGCCACCCCGATGCCGCTGATCCGGGTCGGCGGCGAAGGCGTTTCGCTGGACGCCATCATGGCCGACTACGAGGAGAAGATGCTCCTGCAGGCGCTGGACAACGCCGGCTGGGTCAAGACCCGTGCCGCCGAGCTGCTGCGCATCAAGCGGACCACCCTGATCGAGAAGATGAAGCGGCTGGGGATCCCCCTCAAGCGCAACGGGCACGGACGCGGCCCGCGCGAGATTGAGGAGGCCGCCGCGGAGAGCGCGGAGGCCCCGCTTTCGGGGAAGCTCCGCACCGCCTGA